The following coding sequences are from one Kosakonia sp. H02 window:
- a CDS encoding response regulator, translating to MQYEPIDVLIVEDEDTLAQLNAELVSKHPRLRLVGIASSLTEAKALLSSTQPQLVLLDNYLPDGKGITLIGDPRIIHANCSVIFITAASDMDTCSLAIRNGAFDYILKPVSWKRLSQSLERFVQFAEQQRVWKIVDQQNVDSLYQLQAKNYRQDNGSKGIEESTLALIQKLFADEMERCFSVDEVVSETGLSKTTTRRYLEHCVEAGFLLVEMQYGKIGHPRRMYRRVAA from the coding sequence ATGCAATATGAACCGATAGACGTGCTGATAGTAGAAGATGAAGACACGCTCGCGCAGCTTAATGCTGAACTGGTCAGCAAACATCCGCGCCTGCGGCTGGTCGGGATTGCGTCGTCGCTCACTGAAGCGAAAGCGCTGCTGAGCAGCACGCAGCCGCAACTCGTATTGCTCGATAATTATCTGCCGGATGGCAAAGGCATCACGCTTATTGGCGATCCACGGATTATTCATGCTAACTGCTCGGTAATTTTTATTACCGCCGCCAGCGACATGGATACCTGTAGCCTGGCTATCCGCAACGGCGCATTTGACTACATTCTTAAGCCGGTATCGTGGAAACGGCTAAGCCAGTCGCTGGAGCGCTTTGTACAGTTTGCCGAGCAGCAGCGGGTGTGGAAGATAGTCGACCAGCAAAACGTCGATTCGCTCTATCAGTTGCAGGCGAAGAACTACCGCCAGGATAACGGCAGCAAAGGGATTGAAGAGAGTACGCTGGCGCTGATCCAGAAACTGTTTGCCGACGAGATGGAGCGCTGCTTTTCCGTCGATGAGGTAGTCAGCGAGACGGGCTTAAGCAAAACCACTACCCGCCGCTACCTGGAGCACTGCGTAGAAGCCGGTTTTCTGCTGGTGGAGATGCAATACGGCAAAATCGGCCATCCGCGGCGGATGTATCGCCGCGTCGCCGCATAA